One Streptomyces sp. RPA4-2 genomic window carries:
- a CDS encoding ABC transporter substrate-binding protein codes for MNRQDQLTGGRPRLRLLAAAGAAALTLTAGFATPLDPAPQQARAAEGKNVLTVAVAQSVDSLSPFLASRLVSTSIHRLMYEYLTNYDPADNHAIPGLATKWAPSADKLTWTYTIRSNSKWSDGKQATAEDAAWTFTKMMTDPNAATANGSFVGNFKKVTAPSPTKLVIELKKPQATMAALDVPIVPRHIWEKVGDFSKFNNDKSFPIVGNGPFILTDYKPDSYVRLKPNKTFWRGAPKFDELVFKYYKDGDAAVAALQKGEVSFVSNLTPAQSAALKSQPNIKVNDAPGRRFYALATNPGAQAANGDRFGDGAGSLLDQKVRQALFMAIDRSTLVDKVFQGHAVEGEGYIPPRFSTYSWKPTAGQNLGYDPAKAAQLLDQAGYKKNGDGKRVEKNGKPINYRLLCHATDPNDKAVGQYLKEWFGKLGIGVTLNCLDNVTDPWLAGKYDLAFDGWSVNPDPDFVLSIHTCAALPATPKDTGATDNFICDKKYDELYGRQLAEYDTAKRAEIVKQMESRLYDTGYMNVMAYPNAVEAYRTDQIKSIETMPKAAGNIYGQDGYWSWWSAVPAGSSGASSDGSGSTGVIIGIVAGVVVLVGAGAFFAMRRRATAEDRE; via the coding sequence ATGAACAGACAGGATCAGCTCACCGGAGGACGCCCGCGTCTCAGGCTCCTCGCCGCCGCGGGCGCCGCCGCGCTCACTCTCACCGCCGGTTTCGCGACCCCGCTCGATCCGGCCCCGCAGCAGGCCCGGGCCGCGGAGGGCAAGAACGTCCTCACCGTCGCGGTCGCGCAGAGCGTCGACTCGCTCAGCCCCTTCCTGGCGTCGCGCCTGGTCAGCACGAGCATCCACCGGCTCATGTACGAGTACCTGACCAACTACGACCCGGCGGACAACCACGCGATCCCGGGCCTCGCCACCAAGTGGGCGCCGTCCGCCGACAAGCTCACCTGGACCTACACGATCCGCTCGAACTCCAAGTGGTCGGACGGCAAGCAGGCCACCGCCGAGGACGCGGCGTGGACCTTCACGAAGATGATGACGGACCCGAACGCGGCCACCGCGAACGGCAGCTTCGTCGGCAACTTCAAGAAGGTAACCGCCCCGAGCCCCACCAAGCTGGTCATCGAGCTGAAGAAGCCGCAGGCCACCATGGCCGCCCTCGACGTCCCGATCGTGCCCCGGCACATCTGGGAGAAGGTCGGGGACTTCTCCAAGTTCAACAACGACAAGAGCTTCCCGATCGTCGGCAACGGGCCGTTCATCCTGACGGACTACAAGCCCGACAGCTATGTACGGCTGAAGCCGAACAAGACCTTCTGGCGGGGCGCACCCAAGTTCGACGAGCTGGTGTTCAAGTACTACAAGGACGGTGACGCGGCCGTCGCGGCCCTGCAGAAGGGCGAGGTGTCGTTCGTCTCGAATCTGACGCCCGCCCAGTCCGCCGCGCTCAAGAGCCAGCCGAACATCAAGGTCAACGACGCCCCCGGCCGCCGTTTCTACGCCCTCGCCACCAATCCCGGCGCCCAGGCCGCGAACGGGGACCGCTTCGGTGACGGAGCCGGGTCCCTGCTCGACCAGAAGGTGCGCCAGGCGCTGTTCATGGCGATCGACCGGAGCACCCTCGTCGACAAGGTCTTCCAGGGCCACGCCGTCGAGGGCGAGGGATACATCCCGCCGCGGTTCTCCACGTACTCCTGGAAGCCGACGGCCGGTCAGAACCTCGGCTACGACCCGGCGAAGGCGGCCCAGCTCCTCGACCAGGCGGGATACAAGAAGAACGGCGACGGCAAGCGCGTCGAGAAGAACGGCAAGCCGATCAACTACCGGCTGCTGTGCCACGCCACCGACCCGAACGACAAGGCGGTCGGGCAGTACCTGAAGGAGTGGTTCGGCAAGCTGGGCATCGGCGTCACCCTCAACTGCCTGGACAACGTGACGGACCCGTGGCTCGCGGGCAAGTACGACCTGGCCTTCGACGGCTGGTCCGTCAACCCCGACCCCGACTTCGTGCTGTCGATCCACACCTGCGCGGCGCTGCCCGCCACGCCCAAGGACACGGGCGCGACGGACAACTTCATCTGCGACAAGAAGTACGACGAGCTGTACGGCCGGCAACTCGCCGAGTACGACACCGCCAAGCGGGCGGAGATCGTCAAGCAGATGGAGTCGCGGCTGTACGACACCGGGTACATGAACGTCATGGCGTACCCGAACGCGGTGGAGGCCTACCGCACCGACCAGATCAAGTCGATCGAGACGATGCCGAAGGCGGCCGGGAACATCTACGGCCAGGACGGCTACTGGAGCTGGTGGTCGGCGGTTCCGGCCGGCTCCTCCGGTGCGTCCTCCGACGGTTCGGGCTCGACGGGCGTCATCATCGGCATCGTCGCGGGCGTGGTCGTCCTCGTGGGCGCCGGGGCGTTCTTCGCGATGCGTCGCCGTGCCACGGCCGAGGACCGCGAATAG
- the eccE gene encoding type VII secretion protein EccE: MASGARFRSRDRSREQDSSASRPQPPGTPDRSGQPGPRTGALHLKVRAGQSGSFRLQRVVLLEIAAAALLVGWVVSPFALVPAAVLAVVLVLLALVRRRGRSLPEWLATARALGVRRRRAAGTPIRPGTEPGLAPAVECDPSLRTSVYSARDRRPVGVIGDGTFLTAVLQVESDATALRAERSHQPLPLGLVRDALEVDGIRLESAQIVLHTQPAPALHLPRQSVAVSNYAPLQEQTGAPAVRITWIALKLDPELCPEAVAARGGGLVGAQKCVVRAADHLASRLTGAGFRTTLLNEEELIAAVATSACANPLVTAEAGRMDLPARRTEESSRSWRCDNRRHTTYWVRRWPQLGGSGGPSLPQLVALLTAVPALATTFSLTLRRGERQDVSLCGHLRVTGRGDDELVAARRSLEDAARRAGTGLTRLDREQLPGVLATLPLGGVR; encoded by the coding sequence ATGGCTTCCGGAGCGCGGTTCCGGTCGCGTGACCGGTCGCGGGAGCAGGACTCGTCCGCGTCCCGGCCGCAGCCGCCCGGGACACCCGACCGGTCAGGGCAACCCGGCCCGCGTACAGGCGCGTTGCACCTCAAGGTGCGCGCCGGACAGTCCGGATCGTTCCGGTTGCAACGAGTCGTCCTGCTGGAGATCGCCGCCGCCGCGCTGCTCGTCGGATGGGTCGTCTCCCCCTTCGCCCTGGTCCCGGCGGCCGTGCTCGCGGTCGTGCTGGTCCTGCTCGCCCTCGTCCGCCGCCGAGGCCGCTCGCTGCCCGAATGGCTCGCCACGGCAAGGGCGTTGGGCGTCCGGCGGCGTCGCGCCGCCGGTACGCCGATACGGCCGGGTACGGAGCCAGGCCTCGCCCCGGCCGTGGAGTGCGACCCCAGCCTGCGCACCTCCGTGTACAGCGCCCGCGACCGGCGCCCCGTCGGTGTCATCGGGGACGGCACGTTCCTGACGGCCGTCCTCCAGGTGGAGTCCGACGCGACCGCGCTGCGCGCCGAGCGGAGCCACCAGCCGCTGCCCCTGGGACTGGTGCGGGACGCGCTGGAGGTGGACGGCATCCGCCTGGAGTCGGCGCAGATCGTGCTGCACACGCAGCCGGCGCCCGCCCTGCACCTGCCCCGGCAGTCCGTGGCCGTCAGCAACTACGCGCCGTTGCAGGAGCAGACCGGGGCGCCCGCCGTGCGCATCACCTGGATCGCGCTGAAGCTCGACCCGGAGCTGTGCCCGGAGGCGGTGGCCGCGCGCGGAGGCGGACTCGTCGGCGCGCAGAAGTGCGTCGTCCGCGCCGCGGACCACCTCGCGAGCCGGCTCACGGGAGCGGGATTCCGTACGACGCTTTTGAACGAGGAGGAGCTGATCGCGGCGGTGGCGACCTCGGCGTGCGCGAACCCCCTGGTGACGGCGGAGGCGGGACGCATGGACCTGCCGGCGCGGCGGACGGAGGAGTCCAGCCGCAGTTGGCGCTGCGACAACCGCAGACACACGACGTACTGGGTGCGGCGCTGGCCCCAGTTGGGCGGATCCGGCGGTCCGTCGCTGCCCCAACTCGTCGCGCTGCTCACGGCCGTGCCCGCGCTGGCGACCACCTTCAGTCTCACCCTGCGGCGCGGGGAGCGTCAGGACGTGTCGCTGTGCGGACACCTGCGGGTGACCGGGCGCGGCGACGACGAACTGGTCGCCGCGCGCCGCTCGCTGGAGGACGCCGCGCGACGGGCCGGCACGGGACTGACCCGGCTCGACCGCGAACAGCTTCCGGGTGTGCTCGCCACGCTGCCGCTCGGGGGTGTTCGCTGA